GCCTGACCGGGGCGCGTGGTGACCTCGATGGGGGCGACCTCGGCGACGGCGACCGCCGGGGCGTAGGCCTCGAGCACCGTCTGGTACTCGGCCCGGGTCACCGGGATCACAGTGCCGTGGCGCGGCTTGCCGCCGTCGCTGTTCTGCGGCAGGTTCTCGCGCAGCGTGGCACCCAGCGGCTGCCACGACGAGCCATCGGCGATGTCGTTCGAGCCGAAGGGGATGTAGTAGTTCGGGCCGTCGTGATACGAGGGCTGGTCGATGAACAGGAACCAGTCGAGGCCGTTCACGTCACCCGGGTTCGCGGGGAAGATGCTCGGCCCCTCGCCGCTCGTGAAGGTCTTGCCCGGTTCGCCGTTCGGCAGCCCGGTGGCCACCTGCTCCTTGACGAGTGTCCACTCGTCGGCGGCGCCCGTGGTGCCGGGCAGCGAGCCGCTGATCGTCGCGAGCAGGTCGGTCGACGTCTCCTCGCGGATCGTCATGGATGCCTCGTCTTTGGTGAAGCGGTAGTAGGTGTCGTCGACCTTCGCGACCGTGGAGTCGATCAGGCCGCGGCCGGTTCCCCGCTTCACGTCCGACCAGATCTGCGGCTCCGAGAAGGTCACGAAGTCGTCGGTCGTGGCGTACATCATGCGGTTGTAGGTCACAGCCGTGCGCGATGCCGGGTTCGTGTCGGGGTAGAGGTTCGACGCCCAGAACACGACGTAGCGGCCGAGCTCGTCGTCCCAGTACGCCTCGGGCGCCCACGTGTTGCCCGCGTGCGGCGTCGAGACCTGCACGTGCCGCTGGTTCGACCAGTTCACGAGGTCGGTGGACTCCCAGACCTCGATGCCGAGCGAGCCCGAGATCTGCGCCGTCGTGAAGCCGCCGGCAAGCCCGGCGACCTTCAGGTCGGTGGCGAGCATGTAGAACTTGTCGCCCTCGTGCGAGCGGATGATGAACGGGTCGCGCAGCCCGCTCGTGCCCTGTGTCGACGTGAAGATGGGCTCGCCGTCGTTCAGGGTGTTCCAGCGCAACGCATCGTTGCCTTTGGATGCCGCGAGGCTGACGCGCTCGGCACCGGCCCCCTCGCCGGTGAAGAACGCCCAGACGTAGGCCTCGGGGTCGGCCGTCGTCGCCGGCGCCGCGGGCACCGTCAGGGTGAAGGTGCGCGAGGCAGTCGCGTCGCCGCTCGTCGCGGTCGCGGTGAGCACGATGTCGGATGCCGTGGCGGGACGCGTGATCGCGATGGTCGCGGTGCCCGCCTTGACGCCGTCGCGGAGCGTCGCGATGTCGGCGCCCGAGGTGACCGCCCACGAGATCGTCGAGCCGTTCGCGCCGGTCGTCGGAACCGCGAAGCTCGTGCGCACGTCGGCAGCGCCGGGAATGGCGATGGCCGCGACATCCGCATCGACCTTCGCCTGGTCGGAGAGTTGCGCCGGCACCGTCACGGTGTAGCTGCGGTTCGCCGTCGCGCTCCCGGCGGTGAAGCTGGCCGTCAACGTGACCACGGCGTCGGCCGACCCGCCCGCCGGGCGGGTCACCGTCGCCGTTCCGGCAGACACCGCGATCGCGGCTCCGTCAGACGACCACGAGACGGATGCACCGTGGCTCGTCGTCGGCAGGGCGAAGTCGGACGTGGCGGTCGCTGGCAGCGACACCGCCGAGGTGGCGCGTTCGATCGCCTGGCCGGCGAACACCTGCTGCACGGTGGTCGAGTCGAGCGCTTCGGCGTAGACGGCGAAGTCGTCGACGTCGCCGGCCCAGCCCGGGTCGTTGTAGGTCGAGCGGCCGAGGTACGACAGCAGGCTCGAGCCGAACGACGACACGTCGCGCGCGATCGCGTGCCGGCCGATCTGCTGGCCGTTGACGTACACCGTGAGCTTCGCGTTCACCCCGTCGATGACGGTCGTGTAGAGCGCCATGCCCGACGGCGTGCGTACGCCAGTGGTCGCGGTGTTCGTCGCGCCGGGGCCGATCTCGGTGCCCCACGGGGCGCCCGCATTGACCGTGTTCGTCACGACCGACTTCACGTAGCCGCTCGGGTTCGTCGGGTTGAGCATCCAGTAGCCGCTCGAGTACGAGGCTCCCGACGCGACCGGCGCGCCGATGAACACGGCCCCGACGTTCGCCGGGCCCGAACGGTTGCTGAGCCAAGTCGAGATCGTGAGCTGCTTCTTGCCGACGAGGCCCGCGGTCGGGATCTCGAGGTAGGCGGCGCTCGCGCGCGCACCACCGGGAAGTGACAGGGCACCGGCGGCGACCGTTGCGCCGCTCTGCTTGATGACGCCGTCGTGCCCGTTGCCGGACGCGTCGCTGACGACACCGCCGTCGGCGGCGTCGAAGGTGTAGTGGATCAGCGGTGCGGGCGCCTCGACGGCGCCGGCGGCCTGCGGGGCGATGGCGCCTGCAACCGCGATGGCGGCGACGGCCGCAACCGCTGCGGCCCCCGTTCGCAGTTTTCGCACGAGAATGTCGCGCATGTCACTCCTTTGTGATGGTCGAAACCGTGAAGTCGGTTGAAACGTGGTGATCGAAACGTGGTGGTCGAATGACGAATCGGATGCCTCGGCGCGCCGCCGAGGCATCCGACTCGTTCAGCCGCAGTGAGCGGCCGGGGTGCTGAACGAACCCTCGAAGGCGCTGCCGTCGGCAGTGCTGCCCGTCAGCGTGAGCGAGCCCGCGGCGATCGACGCCGCGCGTGTCGCGAACGCGGCCGAGGCGGAGGCACCGGCGGCGATCGAGACGCTCTTGCCGCCGTACGGGGTCTGGATCGCGACCGCCGCGCGCAGGTCGTCGGCGTTGTGCACGGTGACGACGAGCTGCACCTTGCCTGCGACGCACCGGGTCGTCGCCGTGGCGTCGAGCTCGAGGTCGCCGTGCAATTCGACGGGCTCCGAGGCGGACGTGGCGACGAGCGCATCACGGTGGCCGTCGTAGGTCGCGGTGACCGACACGACCCCGGCGGGAGCGGTGACGGTCGCCGTGCCGTTCTGCAGCGGCACGGTGGTGCTCCAGTCGCCGCCCGAGAACGTCACCGTTCCGGCGATGTCACCGGCGTCGGCGGCGGCCACTTCGGCCGTGACGTCGCGGCCGTCGGCGGTCAGCTGCGTGGTCGACGCGACGGCAGTGATTCCGGTCCAGTCGTGCATGGCGGTGAGCACCGTCTGCGGCACGCTGACGAACGCGCCGTGCCGCGGGCTCGCCGGCAGTCCGCCGACCGGGCGCACGTTCCAGTTCGAGCGCTGCGAGATGCGGTCGCTCTGCGAGCTCGAGGCGATTTCGGCGCCGGTCGTCGCGAAGGCGCGGTAGCCGCCGGCACCGTAGTTGTCGACGAGGAAGACGTAGCCGTCGCCCGAGGTGTTGTTCGGGTCGCCCTCGTTGAGCTTCACGATCTCGGGTCCTTCTCCCGCCTGACCGGTCTCGAGGCTCGTCATGTGGGTGTCGGTGAGCTGCCACGTCGTGGCGGGGTCGGCGCTCCAGCTCGACGAGGTCGTCGGGGCGGTGAGCACCTTCGAGCGCTCGAGGAAGATGTCCTTGCCGGCCTCGAGCGTGCCTGCTGCACCGCCCTCCTCGTTCTTCGTGAAGCGGTAGTAGTAGTCGTCAATCTTGGTGACCGTCGAGTCGATGCGGGCGTACCCCGTGTCCTGCCACGTCGCGGGCGGCGAGGTGAAGGTTCTGAAGTCGCGCGTGAGCACCGAGAACATGCGGGCGTAGAGCTTGTCGGTGTTGGTGTGCGAGGCATCCGAGTAGAGACGCGATGCGAAGAACACGACGTACGACTGCAGTTCGTCATCCCAGTACGCCTCGGGCGCCCAGGTCATGCCGGCCTCGGGCTGGTTGATCGTGATGCCGGTGTCGATGCCGTTCGTGCGGGTCCAGTGCACGAGGTCGACCGACTCCCAGACCTCGATCTTCAGGCTGCCCGCGGATTGGGCCGGACCCCAGCCCGTGCCGCAGCCGATGCAGAGGTCGGTGGCGACCATGTAGTACTTGTCGCCGTCGTGCGATCGCAGGATGTACGGGTCGCGCAGGCCCTTGGTGTCGGTCGTCGAGGTGATCACCGCTGCGCCGCCATTGACGGGCGAGAAGGTGAAGAAGTCGTTGCCCGACGTCGCGGCCTGGTAGATCTTCTCGTCGCTGTCGGACTTGAAGTAGGCGG
The Agromyces albus DNA segment above includes these coding regions:
- a CDS encoding immunoglobulin-like domain-containing protein gives rise to the protein MRDILVRKLRTGAAAVAAVAAIAVAGAIAPQAAGAVEAPAPLIHYTFDAADGGVVSDASGNGHDGVIKQSGATVAAGALSLPGGARASAAYLEIPTAGLVGKKQLTISTWLSNRSGPANVGAVFIGAPVASGASYSSGYWMLNPTNPSGYVKSVVTNTVNAGAPWGTEIGPGATNTATTGVRTPSGMALYTTVIDGVNAKLTVYVNGQQIGRHAIARDVSSFGSSLLSYLGRSTYNDPGWAGDVDDFAVYAEALDSTTVQQVFAGQAIERATSAVSLPATATSDFALPTTSHGASVSWSSDGAAIAVSAGTATVTRPAGGSADAVVTLTASFTAGSATANRSYTVTVPAQLSDQAKVDADVAAIAIPGAADVRTSFAVPTTGANGSTISWAVTSGADIATLRDGVKAGTATIAITRPATASDIVLTATATSGDATASRTFTLTVPAAPATTADPEAYVWAFFTGEGAGAERVSLAASKGNDALRWNTLNDGEPIFTSTQGTSGLRDPFIIRSHEGDKFYMLATDLKVAGLAGGFTTAQISGSLGIEVWESTDLVNWSNQRHVQVSTPHAGNTWAPEAYWDDELGRYVVFWASNLYPDTNPASRTAVTYNRMMYATTDDFVTFSEPQIWSDVKRGTGRGLIDSTVAKVDDTYYRFTKDEASMTIREETSTDLLATISGSLPGTTGAADEWTLVKEQVATGLPNGEPGKTFTSGEGPSIFPANPGDVNGLDWFLFIDQPSYHDGPNYYIPFGSNDIADGSSWQPLGATLRENLPQNSDGGKPRHGTVIPVTRAEYQTVLEAYAPAVAVAEVAPIEVTTRPGQAPVLPRASLTTVDGTTEQVEVTWEGVSPADYQAPGTFTVRGVAHDDSRMPVTATVVVVPGIDVAASTRCVAGKVVIVAKATNQSAQGSSVTITSPYGERVVTIAAGASQSATFSSRLTTVPTGEVSATADGATTTAAFGGRSC
- a CDS encoding immunoglobulin-like domain-containing protein, whose amino-acid sequence is MRPSAALPRSRARRLLAAGLAGAVVTGFCATAPLPASAAELPPVTAHYDMSHAGGALLDISGNGRNATLSGLTDASFADAGGDAVLRFKKNGYAALPKGLVTAADNDFTVEYTVSSQTAANQFGWVIGDGVGAWNTTALGNHVFVNPRSSESAYSNAMLSGIRVKTGTSNGEVRLPNGGGLNPGFTTLTLVGSGNTLTLYRDGAQASTVTHSYAMSSIVPAGTTLGYLGRSLYAPDPLLQADVTDVKFWDVALSQTQVSESMPTAAAKSASTDALLRTDLLPTVLAANPSADAVSQNLSLPASVNGVTLSWASSETSVISNTGVVSRTVTTDTPVTVTATTSLGTTIAFDLTVLAASASADLEAISLAARTTENLPLITTGSVNGATITWTSSDPALVTPTDTGYTAPAVGAPDPFEGGGLVDRPAYGAGDREVTLTAHAVLGQSTVEKTFTVAVAEHARSAPDAGYAAAYFKSDSDEKIYQAATSGNDFFTFSPVNGGAAVITSTTDTKGLRDPYILRSHDGDKYYMVATDLCIGCGTGWGPAQSAGSLKIEVWESVDLVHWTRTNGIDTGITINQPEAGMTWAPEAYWDDELQSYVVFFASRLYSDASHTNTDKLYARMFSVLTRDFRTFTSPPATWQDTGYARIDSTVTKIDDYYYRFTKNEEGGAAGTLEAGKDIFLERSKVLTAPTTSSSWSADPATTWQLTDTHMTSLETGQAGEGPEIVKLNEGDPNNTSGDGYVFLVDNYGAGGYRAFATTGAEIASSSQSDRISQRSNWNVRPVGGLPASPRHGAFVSVPQTVLTAMHDWTGITAVASTTQLTADGRDVTAEVAAADAGDIAGTVTFSGGDWSTTVPLQNGTATVTAPAGVVSVTATYDGHRDALVATSASEPVELHGDLELDATATTRCVAGKVQLVVTVHNADDLRAAVAIQTPYGGKSVSIAAGASASAAFATRAASIAAGSLTLTGSTADGSAFEGSFSTPAAHCG